CGACGACCTCGTCGTGGTCGACGTTGCCCGCCACCCCGACCACCATGCCGTCGGCGGTGTAGTGCGTGCGCCAGAAGCGGTGGATCTGGGCGCGCGTGAGCGCCGCGATCGACGCCGCCGTGCCCGCGATCGGGCGACCCAGCGGGGAGGTGCCCCAGCACGCCTCGGCGTGAAGGTTCGTCACGACGTCCTCGGGGTCGTCGTCGTGCATGGCGATCTCGTCGAGGATCACCTCACGCTCGGCCTCCACGTCCTCGGGCGTGATGGTCGAGGACGTGATCATGTCGCCGAGCACGTCGACGGCCAGGGGCAGGTCGACGTCGAGGACCCGGGCGTGGAAGCAGGTGTACTCCTTGGCGGTGAAGGCGTTGAACTCACCGCCCACGGCGTCGAGCGACACCGAGATGTCCAGCGCCGAGCGCTCCGGGGTGCCCTTGAAGAGCAGGTGCTCGAGGAAGTGCGAGGCGCCGGCCAGGCCTGGGGTCTCGTCGCGCGAGCCCACCCCGACCCAGACCCCGATCGAGGCGGAGCGGACGCCTGGCATCGACTCGGTGACCACGCGCAGCCCGCCCGGCAGGACGGTACGCCGCACCGTGGACACGACCCCGCCGGTGGTGTCGGTCTCCACCAGCAGCGTCTCCGCCTCGGGCATGACCGGGTCGCCCGACGGCGTACGGGAACGGACCCGGTCGATGTCGACCGGGCCCGTTCCGAGTGCGTGCTTGCGCGACGTGGGGATCAGCCCTCGTCCGCGGCGTCGGCGGCGTCGGACTCCGCGGAGCCGTCGTCCTCGACGACCGGGATCAGCGACAGCTTGCCGCGGTCGTCGATCTCGGCGATCTGGACCTGGAGCTTCTGGCCCACCGAGACGACGTCCTCGACGGCGTCGACGCGCTTGCCACCGGCCAGGCCACGCAGCTTGCTGATGTGCAGCAGGCCGTCCTTGCCCGGGAGCAGCGAGACGAACGCACCGAAGTTCGTCGTCTTGACGACCGTGCCGAGGTAGCGCTCGCCGACCTCGGGCATCGTCGGGTTGGCGATCGCGTTGACGGCCTGACGAGCGGCCTCGGCGGCCTCGCCGTTGGTGGCACCGATGTAGATGGTGCCGTCGTCCTCGATGGACAGCGACGCGCCGGTGTCGTCCTGGATCTGGTTGATGACCTTGCCCTTGGGCCCGATGACCTCGCCGATCTTGTCGACGGGGATCTTCACGGTGATGATCCGCGGGGCGTGCAGGCTCATCTCCTCGGGGGCGTCGATGGCCTCGGCCATGACGTCGAGGATCGCCAGGCGCGCGTCGCGGGCCTGGGTCAGCGCGCCGGCCAGCACGTCGGCGGGGATGCCGTCGAGCTTGGTGTCGAGCTGCAGCGCGGTGACGAACTCGCGGGTGCCGGCGACCTTGAAGTCCATGTCGCCGAAGGCGTCCTCGGCACCGAGGATGTCGGTCAGGGCGACGTACTCGTCCTTGCCGTCGACCTCACCGGTGATGAGGCCCATGGCGATGCCGGCCACGGGGGCGCGGAGCGGGACGCCGGCCTGGAGCAGCGACAGCGTCGAGGCGCAGACCGAGCCCATCGAGGTGGAGCCGTTGGAGCCCATGGCCTCGGAGAGCTGACGGATCGCGTAGGGGAACTCCTCGCGGGTGGGCAGCACCGGCAGGATGGCGCGGCGCGCGAGCGCACCGTGGCCGACCTCGCGACGCTTCGGGGAGCCGACGCGACCGGTCTCGCCGGTGGAGAACGGCGGGAAGACGTACTTGTGCATGTAGCGACGGGTCTTCTCCGGCGACAGCGTGTCGAGCTTCTGCTCCAGCGTGAGCATGTTCAGCGTGGTGACGCCCAGGATCTGGGTCTCGCCGCGCTCGAACAGCGCCGAGCCGTGCACGCGCGGGATCACGCCGACCTCGGCGGTCAGGCTCCGGATGTCGGAGAGGCCACGGCCGTCCATGCGGACCTTGTCGCGCAGCACGCGGTCGCGGACCAGCGCCTTGGTGACCGAGCGGAACGCCGCACCGATCTCCTTCTCGCGACCCTCGAACTGCGGGCCGACGGCGGTCAGGAC
This DNA window, taken from Nocardioides sp. HDW12B, encodes the following:
- a CDS encoding polyribonucleotide nucleotidyltransferase, with product MEGPVISAVETVLDNGKFGQRTVKFETGLLARQAAGSVTAYLDDDTMLLSATTAGKHPKDHFDFFPLTIDVEERMYAVGQIPGSFFRSEGRPGEDAILTCRLIDRPLRPTFKKGLRNEVQVVITVLALDPDNPYDVLAINAASLSTQLSGLPFSGPVGGVRVALIENQWVAFPTHTQLEDAVFDMVVAGRVTDTGDVAIMMVEAEATEETFNLVRSGAEAPTEEKVASGLDAAKPFIKQLCEAQAELAKQAAKPVQDFPIFLDYEDDVYAAVESAASADLAQALTITGKQEREERLDAVKDSVLTAVGPQFEGREKEIGAAFRSVTKALVRDRVLRDKVRMDGRGLSDIRSLTAEVGVIPRVHGSALFERGETQILGVTTLNMLTLEQKLDTLSPEKTRRYMHKYVFPPFSTGETGRVGSPKRREVGHGALARRAILPVLPTREEFPYAIRQLSEAMGSNGSTSMGSVCASTLSLLQAGVPLRAPVAGIAMGLITGEVDGKDEYVALTDILGAEDAFGDMDFKVAGTREFVTALQLDTKLDGIPADVLAGALTQARDARLAILDVMAEAIDAPEEMSLHAPRIITVKIPVDKIGEVIGPKGKVINQIQDDTGASLSIEDDGTIYIGATNGEAAEAARQAVNAIANPTMPEVGERYLGTVVKTTNFGAFVSLLPGKDGLLHISKLRGLAGGKRVDAVEDVVSVGQKLQVQIAEIDDRGKLSLIPVVEDDGSAESDAADAADEG